The following coding sequences are from one Sphingobium sp. Cam5-1 window:
- a CDS encoding autotransporter domain-containing protein, with protein MSASMPAMALLANASGASAAPATVNVPTGAGTSAAVNASIDAAITTPANPDLTVTIASGADISGGSVGYDFVAGGYAAGEGDGAVSLTNDGLVTGIAFGGVGSTAAANSFTATNNGEVTGGISATDFGGTASVTNNGSVGGSVFGSAYGDVALVNGPAGEVGGSLIGSALDAANVSVTNNGSVDGDLVGTATTGSVTLANSGSVGGSALASTTDGAISITNAAAGRISGDVDADSDTGAITIANNGQVLGQTNASSGSTVSTSTGPTVTVSGTTTTTQSSSSSETVGGDVTGTYAGINGSLNFGTGNDGSVSQFSAANSTATVSGSVYGDVSSVAQGFSQADASTDVATDSRDGAGTGTVVATSVDTIDVATTGGTSTVNVSGTVAPGDSGRNGDVFSSGNAGSAVNVNGGQISGNVTSTSQGFAINVTTNSESTDTYDAGVLQGTSSSASTQFTQSQTGGAASVALQGAANVGGNVNVAGTASASADIGADAAVGGNVSVSTVQTGPFAFTPADVAFATSATRTVDAAGDGTAVVTSSSTQAAPAVAGNATLNNAGRIEGNGNVTSAFGNASANITGSVGGSVFASSGTDLSNSESVDNYSVTGGIDTLTTSTQTNSFTSAGGQASVVVDAPSQQGVPSVAGNIFASGVDGASITIGEGSVIGDANFGTGGNLFASSSAFDSSEETVTTYAADGFTPVSVVTTLTGQPVGGAASVTNNGTVLGDVEVEGLASASLVNNGSLGTLFAGNVFSVSALDAGGTATITDTNPTDAGTRTIAANVTAAPAGGNASFTNNGIAFGDVELEGVTGAVTNNGILTGNATLGGSVFSGTATVDATVNTTAVTVTAAPAAQTYTVDQNGISRGFTVTGAVSTQDDVASALTSLVSGSGVPLNASQVDPAAFNLTVGGEAAVKTADINATINLNNGSITLGDIDAQRDDSGAYLTNTTVNLNGGGFLGASELKIAGSTATSNFTPVATLPEEAEGLFSPTAVRVLGVNTVNKTGAGTFVVTGAEYVPAEGSSPAAWTMDVGNLNVQAGELQLDVASDDAVFGIKGNINNDATLVLGRRAPTFIRTVGNSIVTPGPEAIKGIEVYQQGNYTQTANGTTVVGVNPSLVRFGSLDVNNGGSAPEILGPITGGVGIPYFTTPENAGVFSTPSSVTVDGNLNLAGKVAVTVSKDSLYSTGDGYTLFTYTGTGDVTATATPSLSSQFVTFGLKHDTTAKTVSIEATRNSYAVGATNPNAAAAAVGLDSALADVIARVKTDAAGGNGFASVTEIANAQDIANIAAGLDWRLNSAQAAQVFNELSSAEIYGSLAAVDQNAVFNTTVNRLAARRGYGEALGTQLWFNPSANFAKTGGTRSGASKIKTNSYGGAFGIDVAYQEDGAFGVGFGYGQHDVTAQGSPEEAQVRTYTIGAYATQGFGPFYGSFQFAYGFSKFEVERDLTLLARTIEGNFKGSQWDASLELGYDFAAGNGLVVTPFGKLALRRWSMNGFTEKGGAGIGLNVDDASKTVFSPVIGVKAGALLGDVDGVAYRPYAKVQYSFQGNIGSDRTVQYVGGGNAFNLKGVDPDGHGLIELGIDTSVNKRVNLFLSGGYGFGGHNSLAQVRGGISFGF; from the coding sequence TTGTCAGCCTCGATGCCGGCGATGGCGCTCCTCGCCAACGCCAGTGGAGCCTCAGCCGCTCCCGCAACTGTGAACGTGCCCACCGGCGCGGGTACAAGCGCCGCGGTGAACGCCAGCATCGATGCCGCGATCACCACTCCTGCAAACCCTGACCTTACGGTAACGATCGCCTCGGGCGCGGACATCAGCGGCGGCAGCGTCGGCTATGATTTCGTCGCGGGCGGCTATGCGGCTGGCGAGGGCGATGGCGCTGTTTCACTGACCAACGATGGCCTGGTCACCGGCATCGCCTTTGGCGGCGTCGGCAGCACCGCCGCCGCGAACAGCTTCACCGCCACCAACAATGGCGAAGTCACGGGCGGCATCAGCGCAACGGACTTCGGCGGCACGGCTTCGGTCACCAATAACGGTTCGGTGGGCGGCAGCGTGTTCGGCTCGGCCTATGGTGATGTTGCGCTCGTCAACGGTCCCGCGGGCGAAGTCGGCGGCAGCCTGATCGGCTCAGCCCTTGATGCCGCGAACGTCTCCGTCACCAACAACGGTTCCGTCGATGGCGACCTTGTCGGCACGGCAACGACTGGCTCTGTCACCCTGGCCAATAGCGGCTCGGTCGGCGGCAGCGCCTTGGCCTCGACCACCGATGGCGCCATCTCGATCACCAATGCCGCCGCTGGCCGCATCAGCGGCGACGTCGATGCCGATTCGGACACCGGCGCGATTACCATTGCAAACAACGGCCAGGTCCTCGGCCAGACCAATGCGTCGAGCGGCAGCACGGTATCGACCAGCACTGGTCCCACGGTCACCGTTTCGGGAACGACCACGACCACGCAGTCGAGCAGCTCGAGCGAAACCGTCGGCGGCGATGTGACCGGCACCTATGCGGGCATCAACGGCTCGCTGAACTTCGGCACCGGCAATGATGGCAGCGTCAGCCAATTCTCCGCCGCCAACAGCACGGCCACGGTCAGCGGCAGCGTCTATGGCGATGTGTCGTCCGTCGCGCAGGGCTTCTCGCAGGCCGATGCAAGCACGGACGTTGCAACCGACTCGCGTGATGGCGCGGGCACCGGCACGGTCGTCGCCACCAGCGTCGACACGATCGATGTCGCCACCACCGGCGGTACGAGCACCGTCAACGTCAGCGGAACGGTTGCCCCCGGCGATTCCGGCCGCAACGGCGATGTGTTCTCCTCCGGCAACGCAGGCAGTGCGGTCAACGTCAACGGCGGCCAGATCTCGGGCAACGTCACCTCGACGAGCCAGGGTTTCGCCATCAATGTGACGACGAACTCGGAAAGCACCGACACCTATGACGCTGGCGTCCTGCAGGGAACCAGCTCGTCGGCCAGCACCCAGTTCACCCAGAGCCAGACCGGCGGCGCGGCTTCGGTCGCACTTCAGGGCGCTGCCAATGTAGGCGGCAACGTCAACGTCGCGGGCACCGCTTCGGCTTCTGCCGACATCGGCGCGGATGCAGCAGTGGGCGGCAACGTGTCTGTCAGCACCGTGCAGACCGGACCTTTCGCCTTCACGCCTGCTGACGTGGCATTCGCTACCTCCGCAACGCGCACGGTAGACGCCGCTGGGGATGGCACGGCTGTTGTCACCTCGTCCTCGACCCAAGCCGCTCCGGCTGTTGCTGGCAACGCCACGCTCAACAATGCCGGACGCATCGAAGGCAATGGCAACGTCACCTCGGCCTTCGGCAACGCCAGCGCAAACATCACCGGTTCGGTTGGTGGATCGGTCTTCGCCTCTTCGGGCACCGACCTGTCCAACAGCGAGAGCGTTGACAATTATAGCGTCACTGGCGGCATCGATACGCTGACGACCAGCACGCAAACCAACAGCTTCACCTCCGCAGGCGGTCAGGCTTCGGTCGTCGTGGACGCTCCCTCGCAGCAGGGTGTGCCCAGCGTTGCTGGCAACATCTTCGCCTCGGGTGTGGATGGCGCGTCGATCACCATTGGCGAAGGCAGCGTCATCGGCGATGCCAACTTCGGCACCGGCGGCAATCTGTTCGCCAGCAGCTCGGCCTTCGACAGCAGCGAAGAAACCGTCACCACCTATGCGGCTGACGGCTTCACCCCCGTCAGCGTCGTGACGACGCTCACCGGTCAGCCTGTCGGCGGCGCGGCTTCGGTCACGAACAACGGCACTGTTCTTGGCGATGTCGAAGTTGAAGGCCTGGCTTCTGCCTCGCTCGTCAACAACGGTTCGCTCGGCACCCTGTTCGCGGGCAATGTCTTCAGCGTCTCGGCGTTGGATGCAGGCGGCACCGCGACGATCACCGACACCAACCCGACCGACGCTGGCACCCGCACGATCGCGGCAAACGTCACGGCGGCTCCAGCAGGCGGCAACGCCAGCTTCACCAACAACGGCATCGCCTTCGGCGACGTCGAGCTGGAAGGCGTCACTGGCGCTGTCACGAACAACGGCATCCTGACGGGCAACGCGACACTCGGCGGATCTGTGTTCAGCGGCACGGCCACTGTCGATGCGACGGTCAACACGACCGCCGTCACCGTCACGGCTGCTCCTGCGGCTCAGACCTACACGGTCGATCAGAACGGCATCTCGCGCGGTTTCACCGTAACGGGTGCAGTATCGACGCAGGACGACGTTGCTTCCGCACTGACGTCGTTGGTTTCCGGATCGGGCGTCCCGCTGAACGCATCGCAGGTCGATCCTGCCGCGTTCAACCTGACCGTAGGTGGCGAAGCTGCCGTCAAGACGGCTGACATCAACGCCACGATCAACCTCAACAACGGCTCGATCACGCTCGGCGACATCGACGCACAGCGCGACGACAGCGGCGCGTATCTGACCAACACGACCGTCAACCTGAACGGCGGCGGTTTCCTGGGCGCCAGCGAGCTCAAGATCGCCGGATCGACCGCAACGTCGAACTTCACGCCAGTCGCGACCCTGCCGGAAGAGGCGGAAGGTCTGTTCAGCCCGACTGCGGTTCGCGTGCTGGGCGTCAACACCGTCAACAAGACCGGTGCTGGCACCTTCGTCGTGACGGGCGCCGAATATGTTCCGGCTGAAGGCTCCTCGCCTGCTGCCTGGACGATGGATGTCGGCAACCTCAACGTACAGGCTGGCGAACTCCAGCTGGACGTTGCTTCGGACGACGCGGTCTTCGGAATCAAGGGCAACATCAACAATGATGCGACCCTCGTCCTCGGCCGCCGCGCACCGACCTTCATCCGTACGGTCGGCAACAGCATCGTCACGCCGGGTCCTGAAGCCATCAAGGGCATCGAAGTCTATCAGCAGGGCAACTACACCCAGACTGCCAACGGCACGACGGTCGTAGGCGTCAACCCCTCGCTGGTCCGCTTCGGCAGCCTTGACGTCAACAACGGCGGATCGGCTCCGGAAATCCTGGGTCCGATCACGGGCGGCGTAGGCATTCCCTACTTCACCACCCCCGAAAATGCCGGTGTCTTCTCGACCCCGTCATCTGTGACGGTGGATGGGAACCTGAACCTCGCTGGCAAGGTCGCGGTGACCGTGTCGAAGGACAGCCTCTATTCCACGGGCGATGGCTACACGCTGTTCACCTACACTGGAACCGGCGACGTCACGGCAACTGCAACCCCTTCGCTTAGCTCGCAGTTCGTGACCTTCGGCCTGAAGCATGACACGACCGCCAAGACCGTGTCGATCGAAGCGACCCGCAACAGCTATGCTGTCGGCGCGACGAACCCCAACGCGGCTGCTGCCGCTGTGGGCCTCGACAGCGCTCTGGCTGACGTCATCGCCCGGGTGAAGACGGACGCTGCTGGTGGCAACGGCTTTGCTTCGGTCACGGAGATCGCCAACGCTCAGGACATCGCCAACATCGCGGCCGGTCTCGACTGGCGCCTGAACAGCGCACAAGCAGCGCAGGTCTTCAACGAGCTTTCCTCGGCGGAGATCTACGGTTCGCTTGCTGCGGTGGATCAGAACGCGGTCTTCAACACCACGGTCAACCGTCTGGCGGCGCGTCGCGGTTATGGAGAGGCGCTGGGCACCCAGCTCTGGTTCAACCCCTCGGCTAACTTCGCCAAGACGGGCGGCACCCGCTCGGGCGCATCGAAGATCAAGACCAACAGCTATGGCGGCGCCTTCGGTATCGACGTCGCTTATCAGGAAGACGGCGCCTTCGGTGTCGGCTTCGGCTACGGTCAGCATGACGTAACCGCTCAGGGTTCGCCGGAAGAAGCGCAGGTCCGCACCTACACCATCGGTGCCTATGCGACGCAGGGCTTCGGCCCCTTCTACGGCAGCTTCCAGTTCGCCTACGGCTTCTCGAAGTTTGAAGTCGAACGCGACCTGACCCTGCTTGCCCGCACGATCGAAGGCAACTTCAAGGGTTCGCAGTGGGATGCCAGCCTTGAACTGGGCTATGACTTCGCGGCCGGTAACGGTCTCGTCGTGACGCCCTTCGGTAAGCTGGCCCTTCGCCGCTGGTCGATGAACGGCTTCACCGAAAAGGGTGGCGCAGGCATCGGTCTCAACGTCGATGACGCGTCGAAGACGGTCTTCTCGCCGGTCATCGGTGTGAAGGCAGGGGCTCTGCTGGGTGATGTCGATGGTGTGGCTTACCGCCCCTATGCCAAGGTGCAGTATAGCTTCCAGGGTAACATCGGCAGCGATCGCA
- a CDS encoding PhzF family phenazine biosynthesis protein, with amino-acid sequence MTSLPFTQVDAFADAPFTGNPAAVMPLGRWLDDATLQAIAAENNLSETAFTVPTPDDPDADYALRWFTPTVEVKLCGHATLASGHVLMGGRTALRFRTRDAGVLTVMRDRDGYALSLPAWHLEPRALPALAAGLGGEPLESHWRDGGYGLFLFPDAAAVRALQPDFAALRALGDIMLIATAPGEDSDILSRVFVPGGGVDEDPVTGSAHCLLTPFWASRLDKVKLSAVQASARGGRLGCRLDGDRVILTGACRTVIEGQFLL; translated from the coding sequence ATGACCAGCCTTCCTTTTACCCAGGTTGACGCATTCGCCGACGCGCCCTTCACCGGCAATCCGGCTGCCGTGATGCCGCTCGGCCGCTGGCTGGACGATGCCACCCTCCAGGCGATCGCGGCTGAAAACAACTTGTCGGAAACGGCCTTTACGGTTCCGACGCCCGATGATCCCGACGCCGATTATGCGCTGCGCTGGTTCACGCCCACGGTTGAAGTGAAGCTTTGCGGCCATGCCACGCTGGCCAGTGGCCATGTGCTGATGGGCGGCCGCACCGCGCTGCGCTTCCGCACCCGCGACGCGGGCGTGCTGACGGTTATGCGTGACCGGGATGGCTACGCCCTTTCGCTCCCCGCATGGCATTTGGAACCGCGCGCGCTGCCGGCTCTTGCGGCCGGACTCGGTGGGGAGCCGCTTGAGTCCCATTGGCGCGACGGCGGATACGGCCTGTTCCTCTTCCCTGACGCCGCCGCCGTCCGCGCGCTCCAGCCTGACTTCGCAGCATTACGAGCGCTGGGCGACATCATGTTGATAGCCACCGCGCCCGGTGAGGATAGCGACATCCTCAGCCGCGTCTTCGTGCCCGGCGGTGGCGTGGACGAGGACCCTGTGACAGGCTCTGCCCATTGTCTGCTTACACCTTTCTGGGCGTCCCGGCTCGATAAGGTAAAGCTCAGCGCCGTGCAGGCATCTGCTCGCGGCGGTCGCCTCGGCTGCCGTCTGGACGGCGACCGGGTCATCCTGACCGGCGCCTGCCGCACGGTGATAGAGGGGCAGTTCCTGCTTTAA
- the aroC gene encoding chorismate synthase: MSFNTFGRVFRFTTWGESHGPAIGAIVDGCPPGLPISEADIQPFLDKRKPGTSKFTTQRREPDEVRILSGVFEGKTTGTPISLMIENTDQRSKDYSDVAKAYRPGHADYAYDAKYGFRDYRGGGRSSARETASRVAAGAVARLVIPEVDIFAYVSEIGGDAIDYARFDASEIDNNPFFCPDPEAAKRWEKLVDDARKDGSSLGAVVECVASGVPAGWGAPLYAKLDSELAAAMMSINAVKGVEIGDGFAAARLRGEDNADPMRPGEEGPAFLANHAGGIAGGISTGQPVKLRVAFKPTSSILIPVETITRDGEASDIITKGRHDPCVGIRGVPVVEAMMALVLADQKLLHRAQCGGA, from the coding sequence ATGAGCTTCAACACCTTCGGCCGCGTATTCCGCTTCACCACCTGGGGCGAGAGTCATGGCCCAGCCATTGGCGCGATCGTCGATGGCTGTCCTCCCGGCCTGCCGATCAGCGAAGCCGACATCCAGCCTTTCCTGGACAAGCGGAAGCCCGGCACCTCGAAATTCACGACCCAGCGCCGGGAACCGGACGAAGTCCGCATCTTGTCGGGCGTGTTCGAAGGCAAGACCACCGGCACCCCGATCAGCCTGATGATCGAGAATACCGATCAGCGGTCGAAGGACTATTCCGACGTTGCCAAGGCCTATCGCCCCGGCCATGCCGACTACGCCTATGACGCAAAATACGGCTTTCGCGATTATCGCGGCGGCGGGCGCTCCTCCGCGCGCGAAACCGCCAGCCGCGTCGCTGCGGGCGCGGTCGCCCGTCTCGTCATCCCCGAAGTCGATATCTTCGCCTATGTCAGCGAAATCGGCGGCGATGCCATCGACTATGCGCGCTTCGACGCGAGCGAGATCGACAACAACCCCTTTTTCTGCCCCGATCCCGAAGCAGCCAAGCGCTGGGAAAAGCTGGTCGATGACGCGCGCAAGGATGGCTCCTCACTCGGCGCAGTAGTCGAATGTGTCGCCAGCGGCGTACCCGCAGGCTGGGGGGCGCCGCTCTATGCCAAGCTCGACAGCGAACTCGCCGCCGCGATGATGAGCATCAACGCGGTCAAGGGCGTGGAAATCGGCGACGGTTTCGCCGCTGCCCGCCTGCGCGGCGAAGATAATGCCGATCCCATGCGGCCGGGCGAAGAGGGGCCAGCCTTTCTTGCCAATCATGCTGGCGGCATCGCAGGCGGCATCTCGACCGGCCAGCCGGTGAAGCTGCGCGTCGCTTTCAAGCCGACCAGCTCGATCCTCATCCCCGTGGAAACAATCACGCGCGATGGCGAAGCTTCCGACATCATCACAAAAGGCCGCCACGACCCATGTGTCGGGATTCGCGGCGTGCCCGTCGTCGAAGCGATGATGGCGCTAGTGCTGGCGGACCAGAAACTCCTGCATCGCGCGCAATGCGGCGGCGCATAA
- the fabI gene encoding enoyl-ACP reductase FabI, with translation MTGLMAGKRGLIMGLANDKSLAWGISKALRAQGAELAFSYQGEALAKRVRPLVQELGSDFLLDCDVSDMDKLDAAFDEVKARWGKLDFVVHAIGFSDKNELRGKYVDTSLENFLMTMNISAYSFVAVAKRARALMAEGGSLLTLSYYGAEKVIPHYNVMGVAKAALETSVKYLAMDLGPENIRVNAISAGPIKTLAASGIGDFRYIMKWNELNSPLRRNVTIEDVGGAALYLLSDLASGVTGEVHHVDAGYNVIGMKAEDAPDIALDKA, from the coding sequence ATGACGGGCTTGATGGCGGGAAAACGGGGTCTCATCATGGGCCTGGCGAATGACAAGTCGCTCGCATGGGGCATTTCCAAGGCATTGCGCGCACAGGGGGCGGAACTGGCCTTCTCCTATCAGGGTGAGGCGCTGGCCAAGCGCGTGCGGCCCTTGGTGCAGGAACTCGGATCGGACTTCCTGCTCGATTGCGACGTGTCCGACATGGACAAGCTCGACGCGGCCTTCGACGAAGTGAAGGCACGCTGGGGCAAGCTCGATTTCGTAGTCCACGCAATCGGCTTTTCCGACAAGAATGAGCTGCGCGGCAAATATGTCGACACCAGCCTCGAAAACTTCCTGATGACGATGAACATCTCCGCCTACAGCTTCGTCGCCGTCGCCAAACGCGCCCGCGCGTTGATGGCCGAGGGCGGCAGCCTGCTGACGCTGTCCTACTATGGCGCGGAAAAGGTCATTCCCCATTACAACGTCATGGGCGTTGCCAAGGCCGCGCTGGAAACCAGCGTCAAATATCTGGCGATGGACTTGGGACCCGAAAACATCCGCGTCAACGCTATCTCGGCAGGCCCGATCAAGACGCTGGCGGCCAGCGGCATCGGCGATTTCCGCTACATCATGAAGTGGAATGAGCTGAACAGCCCGCTCCGCCGCAACGTGACGATCGAGGATGTCGGCGGCGCTGCCCTCTACCTCCTCTCCGACCTGGCATCGGGCGTGACCGGCGAAGTCCACCATGTCGATGCGGGCTACAACGTCATCGGCATGAAGGCCGAAGACGCCCCCGACATCGCTCTCGACAAGGCCTGA
- a CDS encoding YihY/virulence factor BrkB family protein, with product MPQPSPYSPESRRKRIADDARAHLNRGIARVRPGGHAFEIMKRVAVGTYSDGFIHAGNLAYLSLMTLFPFFIVAAAVASIFGRSQDGLAAVGAFLETVPPGVAQVVKQPIIDVLTARTGPLLWLGGLVGLWTVGSLIETIRDILRRAYGTKSTRPFWHYRLTAIGITLVSVFAVMFAFSLQVIITGIDQFLHQILPFADQAIQIVTLTRLLPMLILCFALYYLYLSLTPSAYKDKRFPKWPGAVATALWWYGVTMLLPPTLSLLGGYDRTYGSLAGVMITLIFFFLVGLGVVIGAELNAALAEFPEEEVERGMEDRKGNGTVE from the coding sequence ATGCCCCAGCCTTCACCCTATTCACCCGAATCTCGCCGCAAACGGATTGCGGACGACGCTCGTGCGCATCTTAACCGTGGCATAGCCCGCGTCCGACCTGGCGGCCACGCCTTCGAAATCATGAAGCGCGTGGCCGTCGGCACCTATAGCGATGGCTTCATCCACGCGGGAAACCTTGCCTATCTTTCGCTGATGACGCTCTTCCCCTTCTTCATCGTCGCAGCAGCGGTGGCCAGCATCTTCGGCCGCTCGCAGGATGGCCTGGCGGCGGTCGGCGCCTTCCTCGAAACGGTGCCGCCCGGCGTCGCGCAGGTGGTGAAGCAGCCGATCATCGATGTCCTCACCGCGCGCACTGGCCCGCTGCTCTGGCTCGGCGGCCTTGTTGGCCTGTGGACGGTGGGCAGCCTCATCGAAACCATCCGCGACATCCTCCGCCGGGCCTATGGCACCAAAAGCACGCGCCCTTTCTGGCACTATCGTCTGACCGCCATCGGCATCACGCTGGTCAGCGTATTCGCCGTGATGTTCGCCTTCTCGCTTCAGGTCATCATCACCGGCATCGACCAGTTCCTGCACCAGATCCTGCCCTTTGCCGATCAGGCGATCCAGATCGTCACGCTGACCCGTCTGCTGCCGATGCTGATCCTCTGCTTCGCCCTCTACTATCTCTATTTGTCGCTCACCCCCAGCGCCTACAAGGACAAACGCTTCCCGAAATGGCCCGGAGCGGTCGCTACCGCATTGTGGTGGTATGGCGTCACCATGTTGCTGCCCCCGACTCTTTCGCTGCTCGGCGGCTACGATCGCACCTATGGCAGTTTGGCTGGCGTGATGATCACGCTCATTTTTTTCTTCCTCGTCGGGCTTGGCGTGGTAATTGGCGCGGAACTCAATGCGGCGCTTGCCGAATTTCCCGAAGAGGAAGTCGAGCGTGGCATGGAGGATCGTAAAGGGAACGGGACGGTAGAATGA
- a CDS encoding DnaJ C-terminal domain-containing protein — MADPYSILGVARGASEAEIKSAYRKLAKELHPDRNQDNPKAAERFSAVSSAYDLLSDKDKRARFDRGEIDGDGNPTAPFGFGGAGGGGFRGRPGGGGGFEFSEGADFGDIFEGLFSGGGARRGGGGFGGFGRGAPPQKGANVSYRLAVAFVDAATLAPQRITLQDGKSIDLKLPAGVETGTQMRLSGKGQAGPAGAGDAIVTIEVKPHPFFTRDGDNVLLDLPITLDEAVKGGKVKVPTVDGPVMLGVPAGTTSGKTLRLRGKGFTHKAGQRGDQLVRLLIDIPGDDPAILSLVESWQDGRAVRAHLGV; from the coding sequence ATGGCGGATCCCTACTCCATACTGGGCGTCGCGCGCGGCGCGAGCGAGGCAGAGATCAAGTCGGCCTACCGCAAGCTCGCCAAGGAGCTTCATCCCGACCGGAACCAGGATAATCCGAAGGCGGCGGAGCGTTTCTCGGCGGTTTCGAGCGCCTATGACCTGCTGTCGGACAAGGACAAGCGCGCGCGCTTTGATCGGGGAGAGATTGACGGTGACGGCAACCCCACCGCCCCCTTCGGATTTGGCGGCGCTGGCGGCGGTGGCTTTCGCGGCCGTCCGGGCGGCGGCGGTGGCTTTGAATTCAGCGAAGGCGCGGACTTCGGCGACATCTTCGAAGGATTGTTCAGCGGCGGCGGCGCCCGGCGCGGGGGCGGCGGTTTTGGCGGCTTTGGCCGTGGAGCGCCACCTCAGAAGGGCGCCAATGTCTCCTACCGCCTCGCCGTCGCCTTCGTCGATGCGGCCACCCTCGCGCCGCAGCGCATCACCTTGCAGGACGGCAAGAGCATCGACCTCAAGCTGCCTGCGGGCGTCGAAACCGGCACGCAGATGCGCCTGTCGGGGAAGGGGCAGGCAGGGCCAGCCGGGGCAGGGGACGCGATCGTCACTATCGAAGTGAAACCGCACCCATTCTTCACCCGCGACGGCGACAATGTGCTGCTCGACCTCCCCATCACCCTCGATGAAGCGGTGAAGGGTGGCAAGGTGAAGGTGCCCACCGTCGATGGTCCGGTGATGCTCGGCGTCCCGGCCGGAACCACATCGGGCAAGACGCTGCGCCTGCGCGGCAAGGGCTTTACGCACAAGGCGGGGCAGCGTGGCGATCAGCTCGTCCGGCTGCTGATCGACATCCCCGGTGACGACCCGGCGATCCTGTCGCTCGTCGAAAGCTGGCAGGATGGCCGCGCCGTTCGCGCCCATTTGGGCGTCTAG
- the pdxH gene encoding pyridoxamine 5'-phosphate oxidase — MTDPFTLFDQWYGEARGAEINDSNAMALATADARGRPSVRMVLLKGHGPEGFVFYTNFEGRKAEDLLANPHAALLFHWKSLRRQIRIEGPVETVDEATADAYFATRSRDSQLGAWASDQSRPLPSRDVFMARYDDAVARFEGGPVPRPPHWSGFRVVPQRIEFWQDREHRLHERRLFERDGDGWREGLLYP, encoded by the coding sequence ATGACCGATCCCTTCACTTTGTTCGACCAATGGTATGGCGAAGCACGCGGCGCCGAGATCAACGACAGCAATGCGATGGCGCTGGCCACCGCCGACGCACGCGGGCGCCCGTCGGTGCGGATGGTGCTGCTGAAAGGACATGGGCCGGAAGGCTTTGTCTTCTACACCAATTTCGAAGGGCGAAAGGCCGAGGATTTGCTCGCCAACCCGCATGCGGCGCTGCTGTTTCACTGGAAATCGCTGCGGCGTCAGATTCGCATCGAAGGGCCGGTCGAGACGGTCGATGAGGCGACCGCCGACGCCTATTTCGCGACGCGCAGCCGCGACAGCCAGCTGGGCGCATGGGCTTCGGACCAGTCGCGCCCCCTGCCGTCTCGGGATGTTTTCATGGCCCGCTATGACGATGCGGTCGCGCGGTTCGAGGGCGGGCCGGTGCCCCGCCCGCCGCACTGGTCGGGATTTCGCGTGGTGCCGCAGCGGATCGAATTCTGGCAGGACCGCGAGCATCGGCTGCACGAACGGCGGTTGTTCGAGCGGGATGGCGATGGCTGGCGCGAGGGGCTGCTATATCCTTGA